The genomic segment CTTTGAGCAACACTGCTATGTGCTGTGTACTCATACTCTTCAATCATAACCTGTCCATTGCTTTTCACTACCTCTGTCTTTACTATTTGAAGATAATGCTCGATCTGTCCATGGAGAACAACACCTTAAAGCATGATTAGACGATTTAAATAGTAGTTATTGAGTTTTTACAAACTTACAGTAACATTAGGGCCGAGATCACGTTGGTTTATGAAGGGACGTCCGTCCAAACGGTCATGGTTTCGGCCTAGATAAGGTGATAAGCGCTTTAGCTCAGAAAATTTCTGAGGCAAAATTCTCCGCCCAAATGATAGATGGTTAACAACATGGGACATATTCATCTGAGAAGTATCAAAGGAATGAGATCCCGAACGAGCTGAAACCATCAAGTTGCCCGGAACCTGCAAAAACCATAGGGTAGTAACTGTTAAAGTGTTCAAGTGATCTAAAAGGCAGACAGACAAAGAAATAGTATTCTCCCAATTAAATGCTTACTTTCTTTACACGCATGTATCCTTCAATTCTACATCCTCCAGTAGAAGGTGCTTTTTTTAGAGTTCTCGATGAATTGTCTGATTTGTCCTCCAGTGCTAGATGATGGGGCTCTAGATGGATTGGTTCAACCAGACTCACCATCATCTATAGGAAAATGTAATATATTCAGAAACAAGCTACAAATGAAGCGCGAACAGCGACTCTTGGCTTACTTTTCTAAGGGACATGGAAAAGAAACTACCTTCACTAAGCTTTCCGTATCACGATCTCCATAGTAGGATTCATGATCGTGGTGTGCATCATCCCTattaagaagatgaaagaaaaatggagaaaatTAATTTAGGAGAATCGAGCAAATGATGGTCATGCATTATATGAACAAGTGAACTCGAAGTCCAGTTCTCTTACTTCAAATCACTGCCTTTGCGGAAAATGCGAATAGATGGATACCCTTGTATGTGATTCCTGGATATTATTTGCAGAGAAAATTATGAGCATACCTTAAAGCTGGTATAAGTTTCCAGAGAATACATTATGCTATAGCTAATTAAATCCTAAGGAAATCCCCGAACCTATGTATGGTATGCCTTTCTTTGGTTCTGACCATAACTTTCTGTTGAAGAGGTGCATGTAATATTTTAACTTAAACAAAAAGTATCTATACGAAGCCAATACAAAAAATGAAGTAACTGAAAATGCATCTTAGGCCTTAGTTAAAGAGAAATGAGTTAGAGACATCTCAGATATTCCACATTGTCACCAATGCATTACTGGCTAATACTAGCCCACCCTCCTAAACACCTTTTTTGCACATATTCAAATGATGTATTCGGTGGAAAGGAGTCTAATAGCTATTCTTGGTAATATTATGCATACTGAAGAAGCTATGGATAGTACTTTTTGCACTGTATAGTTAAATTTTCATAGCTTAAGATGGAAAGCCAGATAAAATATGAAAGGATATACCTCCGACAGAGATCAGCTTCTTGGGTGCAGTCAACTTTTGCCACGAGAACACGTCCGTCCATTTCTGGATCATATCtaccaaaaacaagaaagttacGAGGAAAAATACTTTTACAGACTCTTTATGGAAAGAGAGTATAATGGCATAcctctcttttatttgttttgctgCTTTCTCCCATGATGGTTTCTGAAATTGGAGACAAGTTATAGGCTTCGCATAAAGATCAGCAAAAATACCTATTTACAGTAGATAAAGTGCCACCAGATACTATAATCTACTATATAAGTTAGATATTCAACATCAAGTTGATCCTTATACAAGTCCAGTCTTTCCATGAGGAAATTATTACGACTTCAGAGTTCAGCCAAAGAGAATTCTCAGGAAAGATTGACTAGGTTACCGTAAATTGCACTGTTAGCGCGTCTTAGGCACCATACATGTAAAATTTCTTCTAGTAGGAACACTAATATAACCCTTGCCAAAAGGCAGCAAAATATGGTTCTGGCTGAAAACTATGCTGTGACATCTAGAATATAGGAGACGTAGACAGCAGATAAGGGAATTACCAGGAGATTACACCAATAGCACCAGGGAGCAAAGAAATTAACAACCAAGATTGGAAATCTGCAAAATGTATGCTGTCACCAGAACAATAAAGAAGTACGTACTAGGAATAGATTCGTAGTATTTTTGTATGNGATCAGCAAAAATACCTATTTACAGTAGATAAAGTGCCACCAGATACTATAATCTACTATATAAGTTAGATATTCAACATCAAGTTGATCCTTATACAAGTCCAGTCTTTCCATGAGGAAATTATTACGACTTCAGAGTTCAGCCAAAGAGAATTCTCAGGAAAGATTGACTAGGTTACCGTAAATTGCACTGTTAGCGCGTCTTAGGCACCATACATGTAAAATTTCTTCTAGTAGGAACACTAATATAACCCTTGCCAAAAGGCAGCAAAATATGGTTCTGGCTGAAAACTATGCTGTGACATCTAGAATATAGGAGACGTAGACAGCAGATAAGGGAATTACCAGGAGATTACACCAATAGCACCAGGGAGCAAAGAAATTAACAACCAAGATTGGAAATCTGCAAAATGTATGCTGTCACCAGAACAATAAAGAAGTACGTACTAGGAATAGATTCGTAGTAtttttgtatgtatgtatgaAATGCACAATACAGTCTTAAAATCCTTACTGATGTGTAACTGTGTCAAAGTTGCGCCCAGTAAGTGATACCGAATCTTCAGCTACTTCTTCACCAGTTTCATCTCCATGATTAATGAGCGATAAAACTTCCCCAGCGTGAAACTCAGAACCAGTGGGCCTCATATTTGAATCAATAGAAAACTTCCGAATTGTCTTTGTTACATTTAGCCTGTTCTGAAAACCAAAGTTAGCAAAATCAGGAGAGGGAACAACCAAAAACTTCAAGCGACCAAATGGATAAATGTTCAAAAACAATAAcactattttcaaaatttgacaatTTCGGATTCCTTCAAGAATATATTGTAAGGTCCAATCTTTTTGGACGCACATAGCAGATAATTAAATACTTTTAGAAACAAAGATTTCTCAAGAGCAAATGAAAAAGACAGAGATTGAGAATTATGATGAAACCAAACTTACAGTTCCTAATACGTCGCTGACATCCAGAGATGCAAATTCACATGAAAGTGACGGAAAGCTGCCAAAAAATAGAATCTGTATCTGGTTAGCAATCAGATAGATGCTGAATTTTTCATTACTTTGACTGGGCCACACATATGGCATTTCTGAAGAGATAAAGTATGCTATGCACTCAACAAAGAACGGGTCCGCAAAATAAAATAACGTTCTAGCATACAGTAGGGTAACACTTCTACACTCTTTAACCTGTTAAAACATTGATACCATAAGAAATTGGTGTTGATAAACAAAACCGAGTATAATGTACCTTATGTTAAAATCTAAGCGCAAAAAGTCTCCATCCGAGCTCCTGTCAACAATAACCGAGGTGGAAGTGCTGACAGCCAAATAATTATTCAGTTCCTGTAATATGAATTTTCAAAGTCAAAACATCATTCATATGTCCTACTGATACAAACTGAGCGGTTAACGAAACTGGCAATGAAATGAAACCATTAAACAGCAGTGACATTAGTCTCTAGAATGTCATAGTCAGCAAGTCCAGTGAGCTTGAAACTTACcattccaaataaaaatagcaTAGAGAGTGCTGCTACAATGGACAATCCAGCACCAGACAGAGTCGCCTCTGTCAAATCCCTCGGGATTTTCCTGCAAACAGAGAAATTCAAAGGAATATATAAACGAAGTTTATACAATTATCTCCCAGAATCACAAATCTCAGTTTCTACCGAACTTTGAAACATTTGCcccaaaattttaaacttagCGACAAAACCGAAATCGAAGTGACTAAGAAAACATCTTAAACCCCAGATAATATAAACACTTGTTAACAGTCCAATTTCAGTAAGAGATCAAatgaaaaatttgacaatgCATATACAAAACCTACAGCTACAGGATCGAGTGTCCACGACTAAACCTTAACCCTATCACTAATCAGCAACGAAATCCACAAAATGTAGATGCTCCCCAAGAAATATTCACAATAAACTATCAATTCAGATTATGTCACCGCCGTAGATCGAGAAAATTCGAAGTCTACAAATCAGGAGGAAGCTAAGCTGGAGAAATCTGGGAAGCGAATACACACAAACgatgaaacagaaacaaacctgTAGAAATCAACGGATTTGATCTTGCTAGTGGAGACCATCTTCTTCGGATAAGGAGTCAACTGGGAATCAAACAATAGCTGCTTGGCTACTTCTATAAGCTTCGAGAACGAAGCACACACCTCCCTTGTGATTTTTATTATCTTCAGCGTTCAGATTTGAAACTCCTCCCCCAACCTAATAAATTACAACACTAGCCCCCTCTGCTTCGACTTGTTTCGCATTTGACCCAAATAGTTTTATAGAAACAAGTTAGTACCTTCTCAGTTCTCACTTGTTACAATCAAACCCATTTTATCAGATATTTGGTCTCAAAGTGTGCAAATGAATGTTAAACCAATAAATAGAGAGTTTGAAATATAATGGAGAAGTGTTACAACCTAACTGTTGTTATATGTCTCTGCTTTGTTTACCATTATTATTAGTTCTTCTTCATGCTCTAGATTCTTGTTCAGTGTTTTGATcgaagttgtttttgtttttggttaaattaagATATGAATGTTAGAACACCAGCTAAGTTCAAGAACAAAATAGTCTGAAGTTCTAATAACATCAAACGTTCTATAGAACATTCTTATTTATAGTATACATTGATAAAAATTGTTCTCTTCTTAACCTTTTGATCCAAACTTCTGGATTCCCGACAAGAAGCAAGAACTAACAAACTACATCAAAGAAATATCACTGTGTGAAACTGAAAGAAATCTTTTGTTGTTTAAACTTCGAGATACTTGATGGCAGTCTGAACATCCTTGTCGCCTCTCCCACTGAAGTTTAAGACCACTCTGGTTCCATCAGGTAACGTCGAACAAAGCTTCTCGAGATGGGCCAATGCGTGCGATGTCTCCAATGCTGGGATTATTCCCTCCAACCGAGACACTCTCTTGAACGCTACATGGGCAGATTAAGAATACACGAATGCAAGTTCTCATGAAATGTGAAAGAAACATATAAAGTAAGACAAATGATGTGCCGGTTAAGTACCTTCTAAGGCTTCTTCATCGGTAACGCTATAGTATTCAGCCCGTCCCATGTCTTTAAGGAAACTATGCTCAGGTCCGACTCCAGGGTAGTCCAATCTGATAACATGAACTTCTTTAGATACAGGTGACGAGGTAATCGTGGCTTAAAACAAGATTTGAACAGAGAAGAATCTCTTACCCGGCACTGATGGAGTGTGGTTCAATGATTTGGCCATCATCATCTTGCAGCAAGTAACTCATAGCTCCGTGGAGTACACCGACATCTCCTTTTGTCAATGTGGCAGCGTGTTTGCCGCTGTCCAATCCAAATCCAGCGGCTTCCACACCGATCATTCGAATCTCTGTGTCATCGACAAATTCATGGAAGAGTCCCATAGCATTTGAACCCCCACCAACACAAGCAACCAGAACATCAGGCTTCCCACCCCATTTCTCCATCGCTTGTTTCCTTGTTTCTTTACCAATCACAGCATGAAAGTCTCTGACCATCATAGGATAAGGATGAGGACCCGCAACAGATCCCAATATGTAATGTGTAGTCTCCACATTTGTCACCCAATCCCTTATAGCTTCGGATGTTGCATCTTTCAAAGTCGCTGTTCCAGAGTGGACTCCCCTTACCTACAAAGCACCAGAATTAGATAACAACACTTCAAAAGCATTGCAACTTTAGAATTCACATCACCTCAGCACCGAGAAGACGCATCCTGAACACATTAAGAGCTTGTCTCTCCATATCTTGAGCACCCATGTAGATAATGCACTGCAAACCAAAACGTGCACACACAGTAGCTGTGGCTACACCATGCTGACCAGCCCCTGTCTCAGCGATAATCCGTTTCTTTCCTAGACGCTTGGCGAGAAGAGCCTGAGCCACAGCGTTGTTGATCTTGTGAGCACCGGTGTGGTTCAAGTCTTCTCTTTTAAGGTATATGAGAGGCCCTTCACCGTTTTCTCTGCGGTAATGCTCAGTAAGCCTCTCAGCGAAGTAAAGCGGACTCTCCCGACCAACGTAGTCTTTCAAGATCTCTGCCAATTCTTTCTACAGTTGTATCAAAACATTAAATCAGACATTGCCTAACAAAcccaaataaccaaaaaagacTTCCAAAATTTCGAATTGATTCAATATCGACGAACAAGATGAAAACAGAACCGGCCTAGTTTACCTGAAAATCTTGGTCGGTGGCGAGAGAATAGAAAGCGGTTTCGAGTTCAGAGAGGGCGTGCATTAGAGTTTCAGGGACGTACTTCCCGCCGAACTTACCGAACCGACCGAACGAATCGGGCCGTTGCCAGAGGCGAGAATCAGATCCAGCGGACTCCGTCGTCATGAGAATAGATGGGTCCTTGGCGATGGTGCAGGAGACGGAGAACGAAGAAGAGAAGCGTGAGGGAGACGATGGCAGAGGCGTAAATAGAGGGAGTTTGAAGGGCGATCTCAGATGATGGGTTGATTCGGAAGAAGCTGAAACGGATGGTCTGAAAGTAGCAGTAGCGGTGCCTGTTGCGGTGGCCATTAGTGTGAGAATACTATCTTTTTATCTATTtctcaaagacaaaaaaaagaaaaaactgacaAGAATCTTGAAAGTGAGGGCTTTTTTATAGACTCGGTTATTAAACACATACAGAGATACAAAAAATAGAGGAGGAGATCAGTACCACGTTAACTTGTTTGCAAtcaaggaaaaaacaaatatattgtaAGAGGAAGTTGGTGAGAGAACGGAGGCGGTGTAATTTTGGGGGTTGGATGTGTTTATCACATGCTTAATTTTAGTGTCAtctactatcttttttttttttttggtaaacctGTATGTGTAATTGTAGTCGGCTTTGGACAAAGATGACGACCACGTAATGTATATCATTCTTCTAAATGACACTTTTTCTAAAGGTTTGAAATAGTCGTAGGCTCATATCGGACGGACAAAGAAAAGTCGTAGCGGACATAACTTATTAGTATTCCGTGTTTGAGTTAAACCGGTACATATTTTGGAGTATGATTCTGAATCCAATATGGAGTAtatttttcttcacaaaaatgGTTTATAAATAGGTTCCatcgatttttttgtttgtttgtgtgtgtgtgtgtgtgtcgaTTTTTACGTTAATGTAGAGCCAAATTTACGAATGGTAGCCCAAAAACAGTTTGCCAAGACTGATAGTGTTGTCTTTAGACTCTTTACTCCTCATTTTCagtttatttggtttcaatgaTCTTTAATCTATAGTTGGTATATCGAATTTTCAACTTATATCATTGGGTAGTAACTCGTTTCAATGTGCCCTGTTTTTGGGTTCACGTGAATGCAACGGAGTGGACATTGAATAAGTCACATACACCAACATATGAGTAGATATTGTagtttcttctttcatttcatATCGTCCTTATTAAGAAAACATTCTATGACGCATACCTGAATAAATAATCtcacttaaaaaaagaaatatttcaaCCAAAGTAAAACAAAACGAGAATGTTGATATCGAAGATAACCAGTGGCTTAAAGTGATCAAAACAAAGAACCATGACTTCAATGTCCCACACAAACAAAGAACCGTGACTAAGGGCATGTGCATCAGCGTATAAATGGGCTGTCCTTCAGTAATtaaatctcaaatttaaatagaaattaCCAATATATCGAAGGAACGTTCCTATAATTGGGACGTATTTTGCTTCGTCCGTCTTAACACGTGTTGGCGtgtaatttgttgttgttttatgggTAGGGTGACATATTTTGCTTCCTTCTCTTTCGCGATTCTCTTGAAGCGGagagaattttttgtttcaattgcaaaattctcatttttttttgctcccGTTGATTAACCAATCTCCAATCGAAGCTTCTGATTAAACAATCTTAGTCGGTTACGTTGATTAAGCAATCAGAACAACAAATCCGAGCTTCTGATCAATCGACGAGGTTTGTGGATATGAAACCGTTGAGAGTCTTCTCCACCAAATCGAAGCTTTACCTTCACTGCTACTGGAGAATTTGATTAACCAATCTCCATCTTATGGTAATTTCATGTTTCTATCATGGtaattttatctctctctctctcactctgtcATTGATGATTCTCATATATGTTGCTTGCTTGCTTCTAGGGTTCCATCGGTTCTCTTGTCATCGTTGGTGTGactccgtttttttttttaattttcacgTCTCACAGGTATGATTCGTGACAGGTATCATTcaatttaaattgatttttgagATATGACTCTGATTCATTGGGAATTTTTGTATCCTCTTCAAATAAGACTCTGGTTTATTATGCAGGTTGTTTGCAAGGGGGACTCATCGCACACACTTAGTTTCGTGATGCAAGTCTTTCTTATAATTCATCCCACTGGATTGTAAATACCCCTGTTTGAGCTTTCCGGTCTCCACATGGCAGGGCTACTATAACAATGTAAGTGCcttttgatttcattttatttttactctacCACTttcctttgaatttttttgtcatctttctttGTTCTAATGCACCATACTATTGCAAGTCTTCCATGTCTGTAACTGTAATGACCAAATTGATTTAGCATCATGTTTTAgtttataacataatttttcAACACAGCTTGGTTATGAATGAGCTTTTCCAGTTTTGTTTACATTGTTTAGGTGCATACATACGGTGTCCATTAGATAGTCTGTCCCATGAGTGCCAGAGCTTGTTGGAGCTCATTGGAGCTCGTTGGAGCTCATTGCCATCTATGCTCTGCCATTGCCATCTATGCTCTGCCTCCTCACCACGATATTTACTCTATAGAGGATCTTGCTCAGTTGATCTTTGATCTACACCAGgtaataaacaaacagattaaTCCAAATGCAAAAGTATCAGTCAAGCTGGTCGCAGAAGCTGGAATTGGAACAGTTGCTTCTGGAGTTGCAAAGGGTAACGCTGATATCATTCAGGTACCAACTTGAGAACAAAACATTGCCTCTTGCTTCTTCCATGTATTATTGTATCAAGAAATTTCATTGTtctttttgatatgattttcagATACAGGGCATGAtgatttttgtaactttgtaattttcttatgtttttaatgtcaatgttatatgttttatttaaattaaaactttaatatgtttttacatatttatttaaataat from the Camelina sativa cultivar DH55 chromosome 12, Cs, whole genome shotgun sequence genome contains:
- the LOC104730679 gene encoding protein disulfide-isomerase 5-4-like, whose product is MVSTSKIKSVDFYRKIPRDLTEATLSGAGLSIVAALSMLFLFGMELNNYLAVSTSTSVIVDRSSDGDFLRLDFNISFPSLSCEFASLDVSDVLGTNRLNVTKTIRKFSIDSNMRPTGSEFHAGEVLSLINHGDETGEEVAEDSVSLTGRNFDTVTHQFPILVVNFFAPWCYWCNLLKPSWEKAAKQIKERYDPEMDGRVLVAKVDCTQEADLCRRNHIQGYPSIRIFRKGSDLKDDAHHDHESYYGDRDTESLVKMMVSLVEPIHLEPHHLALEDKSDNSSRTLKKAPSTGGCRIEGYMRVKKVPGNLMVSARSGSHSFDTSQMNMSHVVNHLSFGRRILPQKFSELKRLSPYLGRNHDRLDGRPFINQRDLGPNVTIEHYLQIVKTEVVKSNGQVMIEEYEYTAHSSVAQSYYLPVAKFHFELSPMQVLITENSKSFSHFITNVCAIIGGVFTVAGILDSILHHTMTLMKKIELGKNF
- the LOC104730680 gene encoding tryptophan synthase beta chain 2, chloroplastic, with amino-acid sequence MATATGTATATFRPSVSASSESTHHLRSPFKLPLFTPLPSSPSRFSSSFSVSCTIAKDPSILMTTESAGSDSRLWQRPDSFGRFGKFGGKYVPETLMHALSELETAFYSLATDQDFQKELAEILKDYVGRESPLYFAERLTEHYRRENGEGPLIYLKREDLNHTGAHKINNAVAQALLAKRLGKKRIIAETGAGQHGVATATVCARFGLQCIIYMGAQDMERQALNVFRMRLLGAEVRGVHSGTATLKDATSEAIRDWVTNVETTHYILGSVAGPHPYPMMVRDFHAVIGKETRKQAMEKWGGKPDVLVACVGGGSNAMGLFHEFVDDTEIRMIGVEAAGFGLDSGKHAATLTKGDVGVLHGAMSYLLQDDDGQIIEPHSISAGLDYPGVGPEHSFLKDMGRAEYYSVTDEEALEAFKRVSRLEGIIPALETSHALAHLEKLCSTLPDGTRVVLNFSGRGDKDVQTAIKYLEV